In the genome of Myxococcus stipitatus, one region contains:
- a CDS encoding PP2C family protein-serine/threonine phosphatase has protein sequence MSSSTNTRLNPEPEPGTSPGTSPGAAASSAERTGTREITGTTESTSTRLHGGVGLPLAESTSTLIAPLEAGELPNVAAIRGPRLDQILLLTTTALVVVIVGLLAALSVASTQSQFEETARRSTERIQEQARELGRTVGQTLALTSVTNLRDNNYAFLEGVAGSIVTTNPNILRVQILDPEGLVMADSEAKEAGAPEAEAPSPRTAEQRLVQAFYRNQAVYEIQEPIDYGSSSGKGLVVISYSLRSLQEQLEVLERDKQATVRANTLRMLVLGLGFVVLAGVVAAFQSRRITRPLGVLTHKVMQLAAGDLAARTQAAPGAGREVRTLGVVFNHMAERIKVLLDDVRAKAQLEREVSLARTVQETLLPGRDAVQVGPLRIAGLVVTADACGGDWWFRAALDAQRVVIGIGDVTGHGLSTSLVATSATSGFASAMTLREPSEVDARMLITALNVTLANVGRGEHQMSSALAVIDVSNGFIDYAAGGHPSPLVYNKHSGQTASLPARGPLLGASVSSQFTSRQAQLRPGDIVVWYTDGLTESRDGSGRLYGTQRLAAAVQAHAHLSAEAVREALLADARAFSAGLPQRDDITVVVAEYSPV, from the coding sequence TTGTCCTCCAGCACGAACACGCGTCTGAACCCCGAACCCGAGCCCGGTACGTCGCCGGGGACGTCCCCCGGAGCCGCGGCTTCGTCCGCGGAGCGGACGGGGACCCGGGAGATCACGGGTACCACCGAGTCCACCTCCACGCGCCTCCACGGGGGCGTGGGCCTTCCCCTCGCGGAGTCGACGAGCACGCTCATCGCGCCGCTCGAAGCGGGGGAGCTGCCCAACGTCGCGGCCATCCGCGGTCCTCGGCTGGACCAGATCCTCCTGCTCACCACCACGGCGCTGGTGGTGGTCATCGTCGGACTGCTGGCCGCGCTATCGGTGGCCTCCACCCAGTCCCAGTTCGAGGAGACCGCGCGCCGCTCCACCGAGCGCATCCAGGAGCAGGCCCGCGAGCTGGGGCGGACGGTGGGCCAGACGCTGGCGCTCACCTCCGTCACCAACCTGCGCGACAACAACTACGCCTTCCTGGAGGGCGTGGCCGGCTCCATCGTCACCACCAACCCCAACATCCTCCGCGTCCAGATTCTCGACCCGGAGGGGCTGGTGATGGCGGACAGCGAGGCGAAGGAGGCGGGGGCCCCGGAGGCCGAGGCGCCCAGTCCGCGCACCGCCGAGCAGCGCCTGGTCCAGGCCTTCTACCGCAACCAGGCGGTGTACGAGATCCAGGAGCCCATCGACTACGGCTCCAGCAGCGGCAAGGGGCTGGTGGTCATCAGCTACTCGCTGCGCTCGCTCCAGGAGCAATTGGAGGTGCTCGAGCGCGACAAGCAGGCCACGGTGCGGGCGAACACCCTGCGCATGCTCGTGCTGGGGCTCGGCTTCGTGGTGCTGGCGGGCGTCGTCGCCGCCTTCCAGAGCCGAAGAATCACCCGTCCATTGGGCGTGCTCACCCACAAGGTGATGCAGCTCGCCGCCGGAGACCTGGCCGCGCGCACGCAGGCGGCGCCAGGCGCGGGCCGCGAGGTGCGCACGCTGGGCGTGGTGTTCAACCACATGGCCGAGCGCATCAAGGTCCTCCTGGATGACGTGCGCGCCAAGGCGCAGCTCGAGCGCGAGGTGTCGCTGGCGCGCACCGTCCAGGAGACGCTGCTGCCGGGACGTGACGCCGTGCAGGTGGGCCCGCTGCGCATCGCGGGCCTCGTCGTCACGGCGGATGCGTGTGGTGGCGACTGGTGGTTCCGCGCCGCGCTGGACGCGCAGCGGGTCGTCATCGGCATCGGCGACGTGACGGGCCATGGGCTCTCCACGTCGCTCGTCGCCACGAGCGCCACCAGCGGCTTCGCCTCCGCGATGACGCTGCGCGAGCCCTCGGAGGTCGACGCGCGGATGCTCATCACCGCGCTCAACGTGACGCTGGCCAACGTGGGCCGGGGCGAGCACCAGATGTCCAGCGCGCTGGCCGTCATCGACGTGTCCAACGGCTTCATCGACTACGCGGCGGGGGGGCACCCCAGCCCGCTCGTCTACAACAAGCACTCCGGCCAGACGGCGTCGCTGCCGGCGCGAGGCCCGCTCCTGGGCGCGTCGGTGTCGTCGCAGTTCACGTCCCGCCAGGCGCAGCTGCGGCCCGGCGACATCGTGGTCTGGTACACGGACGGCCTCACCGAGTC
- a CDS encoding thiamine pyrophosphate-dependent dehydrogenase E1 component subunit alpha — protein MSRPRLIKESSAPLPLDRELLVRIHDLMVKTRVLEERLIQMYKQGHGYFWIGGPGEEAFNVPLGLLMKKGQGPEYDFLHAHYRQSGTLLALGEEPIGALRQMKNTASDPYSGGRNFAGHFSLRKYNVAPVSSPIEVQYSIAPGTAMVQKRVGGDGITIVTGGDAGTAEGDFATCLVWSSRPANPLPVLIIVTNNKWGISTSAEGQHGEPRVSERGKAFNIRSKTINGNDPVEAYLELKEAMEYVRKERKPFLLEANVSRLYGHSSASGANYVTDEVDCLKDFEKRLEQDGVLTRQQMDDLRNRYTEDMAAAARIARDEPLPEPESIWKHIFAEDK, from the coding sequence GTGTCTCGACCCCGACTCATCAAAGAATCATCCGCGCCGCTCCCGCTCGACAGGGAGCTGCTGGTTCGTATCCACGACCTGATGGTCAAAACGCGCGTCCTCGAGGAGCGCCTCATCCAGATGTACAAGCAGGGCCACGGCTACTTCTGGATTGGCGGACCCGGCGAGGAGGCGTTCAACGTCCCGCTCGGCCTGCTGATGAAGAAGGGCCAGGGCCCCGAGTACGACTTCCTCCACGCGCACTACCGCCAGTCCGGCACGCTGCTCGCCCTGGGCGAGGAGCCGATCGGCGCCCTGCGGCAGATGAAGAACACCGCGTCGGACCCGTACTCCGGCGGCCGCAACTTCGCGGGCCACTTCTCGCTGCGCAAGTACAACGTGGCCCCCGTCAGCTCGCCCATCGAGGTGCAGTACTCCATCGCTCCCGGCACCGCGATGGTGCAGAAGCGCGTGGGCGGCGACGGCATCACCATCGTCACCGGCGGCGACGCCGGCACGGCCGAGGGTGATTTCGCCACCTGCCTCGTGTGGAGCAGCCGCCCCGCCAACCCGCTGCCGGTGCTCATCATCGTCACCAACAACAAGTGGGGCATCTCCACGTCGGCGGAAGGCCAGCACGGCGAGCCCCGCGTCAGCGAGCGCGGCAAGGCGTTCAACATCCGCTCGAAGACCATCAACGGCAACGACCCGGTGGAGGCCTACCTGGAGCTGAAGGAGGCCATGGAGTACGTGCGCAAGGAGCGCAAGCCGTTCCTCCTGGAGGCCAACGTGTCGCGCCTGTACGGGCACTCGTCCGCGTCCGGCGCGAACTACGTGACGGACGAGGTCGACTGCCTCAAGGACTTCGAGAAGCGCCTGGAGCAGGACGGCGTGCTCACCCGTCAGCAGATGGACGACCTGCGCAACCGCTACACCGAGGACATGGCCGCGGCCGCCCGCATCGCCCGGGACGAGCCGCTGCCCGAGCCCGAGAGCATCTGGAAGCACATCTTCGCGGAGGACAAGTAA
- a CDS encoding TIGR02266 family protein has product MTGKAAEAEMTGDAAAYANRRADERVTAKFAVRFEQTEDAARALRVFSINVSAGGLCLRTRKAYDVGAQVRLSMDIAGEEFHLTGIIAWVRDEQEAIGVRFTDVSDEDRERLHRVVASFKR; this is encoded by the coding sequence ATGACTGGCAAGGCGGCGGAAGCGGAGATGACAGGAGACGCGGCCGCATACGCGAACCGGCGCGCCGATGAGCGCGTCACCGCGAAGTTCGCGGTCCGCTTCGAGCAGACGGAAGACGCCGCGCGGGCCCTGCGGGTGTTCTCCATTAACGTCTCCGCGGGCGGCCTGTGTCTGCGCACGCGCAAGGCCTACGACGTGGGCGCGCAGGTGCGGCTGTCCATGGACATCGCGGGCGAGGAGTTCCACCTCACGGGCATCATCGCGTGGGTGCGAGACGAGCAGGAGGCCATCGGCGTGCGCTTCACGGACGTGAGCGACGAGGACCGCGAGCGGCTCCACCGCGTCGTGGCGAGCTTCAAGCGCTGA
- a CDS encoding phosphoenolpyruvate carboxylase, protein MARVRAVDSPLRRDVRLLGRLLGEVLVEQEGQDLFDLEEDVRRLAIQRRRGPMAGRRASAAELAEVLKRLPLERTEPVLRAFSVYFQLVNLAEQHHRIRRARAYAGAESPHPQRGSLEATFLSLKDAGIPAARVREALRRMQVTLTLTAHPTQAVRRTLLEKLYRMAGLLEERDRSELTPRESVENLESLREEITTLWQTDELRRERPTVGDEVKNILWYVEEVLAEQLSELPELLEWAFERAYGESLGPVDTPVRVHSWVGGDMDGNPLVTPEVFADTLRAHRARGLRLLMQGLERLGGMLSQSDRHAKPSPELLASLEHDAAQLPEAEQRLGPRTVGEPWRRKLRFMEERLHQALRHVLAQRTGDAGALPPSAYRTPEALLADLDLLARALEQAKGAKAGLRQVLRMRERVLALGLSLAELEARVPAEDAVSAAASLEPGGPAPSDGGKRLLAVLDRLREAQAEAGEPACRTLILSMASTAEDVLAAFKCIKHAGLWDAKRGCATVDVVPLFEQLGALDAGPDVLRTLFANAEYRRHVDARGAQEVMVGYSDSGKEVGLLAASAALYRAQVALTRAAKEAGVPLRLFHGRGESVARGGGPAQEAILALPPGAVAGGYKATEQGEALDHKYARPELARRTLELILGGVLPHLLDAQPRPSDEDEQAFRAAFDTLAETGRVAYRSLVWEDPRFLELFMAATPVEEIAALPIGSRPSKRKAGGLESLRAIPWVFAWTQNRAILPGWYGVGSALEDFAKKPGGAALLKRMYRQWPFFKAVIDNVTMVLAKSDMAIAGRYAALAPASTRPLWRLIQQEHRRTRKQVKRLTGEQRLLDHNPQLQRAISLRNPYVDPMSFLQVELLRRKREGASDCDRPLLLSLNGIAAGMRNTG, encoded by the coding sequence ATGGCTCGTGTTCGTGCCGTGGATTCGCCGCTTCGCCGTGATGTCCGCCTGCTGGGCCGGCTGTTGGGAGAAGTGCTCGTCGAGCAGGAAGGGCAGGACCTGTTCGACTTGGAAGAGGATGTTCGCCGGTTGGCCATCCAGCGGCGCCGGGGCCCGATGGCGGGACGTCGCGCCTCCGCGGCCGAGCTGGCGGAGGTCCTCAAGCGGCTGCCCCTGGAGCGGACGGAGCCGGTGCTTCGCGCCTTCTCCGTGTACTTCCAGCTGGTCAACCTCGCGGAGCAGCACCACCGCATCCGTCGCGCCCGCGCATATGCCGGCGCCGAGTCCCCCCATCCCCAGCGAGGCTCGCTGGAGGCGACGTTCCTCTCGCTCAAGGACGCGGGCATTCCCGCGGCCCGGGTGCGTGAGGCGCTCCGCCGGATGCAGGTGACGTTGACGCTCACCGCGCACCCCACGCAGGCCGTGCGGCGCACGCTGCTGGAGAAGCTCTACCGGATGGCCGGCCTCTTGGAGGAGCGGGACCGCAGCGAGCTCACGCCGAGGGAGAGCGTGGAGAACCTGGAGTCGCTCCGCGAGGAGATCACCACGCTGTGGCAGACGGATGAGCTGCGCCGCGAGCGCCCCACGGTGGGCGACGAGGTGAAGAACATCCTCTGGTACGTGGAGGAGGTGCTCGCCGAGCAGCTCTCGGAGCTGCCGGAGCTGCTGGAGTGGGCCTTCGAGCGCGCCTATGGCGAGTCGCTCGGGCCCGTGGATACGCCGGTGCGCGTCCACTCATGGGTGGGCGGGGACATGGATGGAAACCCGCTCGTGACGCCGGAGGTGTTCGCGGACACGCTGCGCGCCCACCGCGCGCGCGGGCTGCGCTTGTTGATGCAGGGACTCGAGCGCCTCGGAGGAATGCTCTCGCAGTCGGACCGGCACGCGAAGCCGTCGCCGGAGCTGCTCGCCTCGCTGGAGCACGACGCCGCGCAGCTCCCGGAGGCGGAGCAACGCCTGGGGCCTCGCACCGTCGGCGAGCCCTGGCGCCGCAAGCTGCGCTTCATGGAGGAGCGGCTGCATCAGGCGCTGCGCCACGTGTTGGCCCAGCGCACCGGCGACGCGGGCGCACTGCCGCCGAGCGCGTACCGCACCCCCGAGGCACTGCTCGCGGACCTGGACCTGTTGGCTCGCGCGTTGGAGCAGGCCAAGGGCGCGAAGGCGGGACTGCGCCAGGTGCTGCGCATGCGGGAGCGGGTGCTCGCGTTGGGGTTGTCGCTCGCGGAGCTGGAGGCCCGGGTCCCCGCCGAGGACGCGGTGAGTGCGGCGGCCTCGTTGGAGCCGGGAGGGCCCGCGCCGTCGGACGGTGGCAAGCGGCTGCTCGCGGTGCTGGACCGGCTGCGTGAAGCCCAGGCGGAGGCGGGGGAGCCCGCGTGCCGCACGCTCATCCTGAGCATGGCCAGCACGGCCGAGGATGTGCTCGCGGCCTTCAAGTGCATCAAGCACGCGGGCCTGTGGGACGCGAAGCGCGGCTGCGCCACGGTGGACGTGGTGCCGCTCTTCGAGCAGCTCGGCGCGCTGGATGCCGGGCCGGACGTGCTGCGGACACTCTTCGCCAACGCCGAGTATCGACGCCATGTCGACGCCCGGGGCGCGCAGGAGGTGATGGTCGGCTACAGCGACTCCGGCAAGGAGGTCGGACTGCTGGCCGCGAGCGCCGCGCTGTACCGCGCGCAGGTCGCGCTCACCCGCGCGGCGAAGGAGGCGGGCGTCCCCCTGCGGCTGTTCCACGGGCGCGGCGAGTCCGTGGCCCGAGGCGGTGGCCCCGCGCAGGAGGCCATCCTCGCGCTGCCTCCCGGCGCGGTGGCGGGCGGCTACAAGGCGACGGAGCAGGGCGAGGCGCTGGACCACAAGTACGCCCGCCCCGAGCTGGCCCGGCGCACGCTGGAGCTCATCCTGGGCGGTGTGCTGCCGCACCTGCTCGACGCGCAGCCTCGGCCTTCCGACGAGGATGAGCAGGCCTTCCGCGCCGCGTTCGACACACTCGCCGAGACGGGGAGGGTGGCGTATCGCTCGCTCGTGTGGGAGGACCCCCGGTTCCTGGAGCTCTTCATGGCGGCGACGCCGGTGGAGGAGATCGCCGCGCTGCCCATCGGCTCGCGTCCCAGCAAGCGCAAGGCGGGGGGACTCGAGTCCCTGCGCGCCATCCCCTGGGTGTTCGCCTGGACGCAGAACCGCGCCATCCTGCCGGGGTGGTACGGCGTGGGCTCGGCGCTGGAGGACTTCGCGAAGAAGCCCGGCGGGGCCGCGCTCCTCAAGCGCATGTATCGGCAGTGGCCCTTCTTCAAGGCCGTCATCGACAACGTCACCATGGTGCTGGCCAAGTCGGACATGGCCATCGCCGGGCGGTATGCGGCGCTGGCGCCCGCGTCCACGCGTCCGTTGTGGCGCCTCATCCAGCAGGAGCACCGCCGCACGCGCAAGCAAGTGAAGCGGCTGACGGGGGAGCAGCGGCTCCTGGACCACAACCCTCAGCTCCAGCGCGCCATCTCCCTGCGCAATCCCTACGTGGACCCGATGTCCTTCCTCCAGGTGGAGCTCCTGCGGCGCAAGCGGGAGGGCGCGAGCGACTGCGACCGGCCGCTCCTGCTTTCGCTCAACGGTATCGCGGCCGGCATGCGCAACACCGGTTAG
- a CDS encoding GNAT family N-acetyltransferase, with product MALLLRELGYPQGTDQQTVHWVVSHPEIEIFVAGDAQDRPVGMLSFSHRPQLRLRGRVATIDELVVTETWRRRGVGRALIKQILERCKVLSARQLQLVSPMATTPEARSFYTACGFSEVDAGVFRHLETEGRR from the coding sequence ATGGCCTTGCTCCTTCGCGAGCTGGGCTACCCCCAAGGGACGGATCAGCAGACCGTCCACTGGGTGGTGAGCCATCCGGAGATTGAAATCTTCGTGGCGGGCGACGCGCAGGACCGGCCCGTGGGCATGCTGTCCTTCTCGCACCGGCCGCAGCTCCGGCTGCGTGGACGCGTGGCCACCATCGACGAGCTGGTGGTGACGGAGACCTGGCGGCGCCGAGGCGTGGGACGCGCGCTCATCAAGCAGATCCTGGAGCGCTGCAAGGTGCTCAGCGCGCGGCAGCTCCAGCTCGTCTCGCCCATGGCCACCACGCCCGAGGCGCGCAGCTTCTACACCGCCTGCGGCTTCTCCGAGGTGGACGCGGGCGTCTTCCGCCACCTGGAGACCGAAGGCCGCCGCTAG
- a CDS encoding SGNH/GDSL hydrolase family protein, translating into MRLWRTWLGVLACLGSAQLACTPSDGKSSGAWEQDESSSVTSMPAEGLEVAPALVLNDDGGVRPTPPPAPVPGFQPGFHQALRGSFSVGGVTTFRLRIPIARAGERLQVTFRAGDGSLTLERASVARAGPDGTLLSAPVPLAFGGKPGFTSGPRMRMASDPVVFPVKFREELAITFEARGALAASTINAFPGSTIRPGTHAMSSGTLSGETFERSVGVATVSVEGPPGRVFLAVGDSITEGYVDERNDARNAWPALVESQLGVPVVNAGVSGQGFYDALMRLDGEVLAVKGVTDCLVLLGTNDLGEAGAEEQMEGRMRLLVQRLEPFCRVWVSTLLPKEKTNYGSYDLVKSQRLEFNAWLRAGGAGAGIIDLEAVTRRPTNVHLYLPGLTADGIHPTTEGHRVIAAEVARVLRERGAL; encoded by the coding sequence ATGCGACTGTGGCGAACGTGGCTCGGAGTCCTGGCGTGTCTGGGCAGCGCGCAGCTGGCGTGCACGCCCAGCGACGGGAAGTCCTCCGGAGCCTGGGAGCAGGATGAGTCCTCTTCCGTCACGAGCATGCCGGCCGAAGGACTGGAGGTCGCGCCCGCGCTCGTGCTCAACGACGACGGAGGCGTGCGCCCCACACCTCCCCCCGCGCCAGTTCCCGGCTTCCAGCCGGGCTTCCATCAAGCGCTGCGCGGCTCCTTCTCCGTGGGCGGTGTCACCACGTTCCGGCTGCGCATCCCCATCGCCCGCGCGGGAGAGCGGCTCCAAGTGACGTTCCGCGCGGGCGACGGAAGCCTCACGCTCGAGCGCGCCAGCGTCGCGAGGGCCGGGCCGGATGGCACGCTGCTGTCGGCGCCCGTGCCCCTCGCCTTCGGTGGAAAGCCGGGCTTCACGTCGGGGCCGCGGATGCGGATGGCCTCGGACCCCGTCGTGTTCCCGGTGAAGTTCCGCGAGGAGCTGGCCATCACCTTCGAGGCCCGCGGCGCGCTGGCGGCCAGCACCATCAACGCGTTCCCCGGCAGCACCATCCGCCCGGGCACGCATGCGATGTCGTCGGGGACGCTCAGCGGGGAGACCTTCGAGCGCTCCGTGGGCGTGGCGACGGTGTCCGTGGAAGGCCCTCCGGGCCGCGTCTTCCTCGCGGTGGGCGACAGCATCACCGAGGGCTACGTGGATGAGCGCAACGACGCGCGCAACGCCTGGCCCGCCTTGGTGGAGTCCCAGCTGGGCGTGCCCGTGGTCAACGCGGGCGTCAGTGGCCAGGGCTTCTATGATGCCTTGATGCGGCTCGACGGCGAGGTGCTCGCGGTGAAGGGTGTCACCGACTGCCTGGTGCTCCTGGGGACCAATGACCTGGGCGAGGCGGGAGCCGAGGAGCAGATGGAGGGGCGCATGCGCCTGCTGGTGCAGCGCCTGGAACCCTTCTGCCGCGTCTGGGTGAGCACGCTGCTGCCCAAGGAGAAGACGAACTACGGCAGCTATGACCTCGTGAAGTCGCAGCGGCTGGAGTTCAACGCGTGGCTGCGCGCGGGAGGCGCGGGCGCGGGCATCATCGACCTGGAGGCCGTGACACGCAGGCCCACCAACGTCCACCTGTACCTGCCAGGGCTCACGGCCGACGGCATCCATCCCACCACGGAGGGCCATCGCGTCATCGCCGCCGAAGTGGCGCGGGTGCTGCGCGAGCGAGGAGCGCTGTAG
- a CDS encoding alpha-ketoacid dehydrogenase subunit beta encodes MANMAQAIRMALHYAETHLGVTDIFGEDVGAPLGGVFTCTQGLKTTWNSPLDERGIIGAAMGIAMGGGRPVAEIQFCDYVYNTIDLLKLAGNTCWSSNGDWNLPMVVRTPVGSGIRGSIYHSHSFDATMTHIPGWKVVMPSTPLDAYGLLISACKEQNPVMYLEPKALLRVKGEERIPGEPDDDRTLSKLIDAPLGDRSQWKPQWPEALEAFAVPIGKGKLVREGNQVTVVSYGRTLPLCARAAATLADEGISVEVIDLRSLWPYDWDMMKASIQKTGRVLFVNEDTEVTNFGEHLVRRTVDELFYSLLAPPRLLAGKFVPGIGLADTLEMASVPQQNDITTALRALAGEQP; translated from the coding sequence ATGGCCAACATGGCACAGGCCATTCGCATGGCCCTCCACTACGCCGAGACGCACCTGGGCGTGACGGACATCTTCGGTGAGGACGTGGGCGCCCCGCTGGGCGGCGTCTTCACCTGCACGCAGGGCCTGAAGACGACGTGGAACTCGCCCCTGGACGAGCGCGGCATCATCGGCGCGGCCATGGGCATCGCGATGGGCGGCGGACGCCCCGTCGCCGAGATCCAGTTCTGCGACTACGTCTACAACACCATCGACCTGCTGAAGCTCGCGGGCAACACGTGCTGGTCCAGCAACGGTGACTGGAACCTGCCGATGGTGGTGCGCACGCCGGTGGGCAGCGGCATCCGCGGGTCCATCTACCACTCGCACTCGTTCGACGCGACGATGACGCACATCCCCGGCTGGAAGGTGGTCATGCCTTCCACCCCGCTGGACGCGTACGGCCTGCTCATCTCCGCGTGCAAGGAGCAGAACCCGGTCATGTACCTGGAGCCCAAGGCGCTCCTGCGCGTCAAGGGAGAGGAGCGCATCCCGGGCGAGCCCGACGACGACCGCACCCTGTCGAAGCTCATCGACGCGCCGCTGGGTGACCGCTCGCAGTGGAAGCCCCAGTGGCCGGAGGCGCTGGAGGCGTTCGCGGTGCCCATCGGCAAGGGCAAGCTCGTCCGCGAGGGCAATCAGGTGACGGTGGTCAGCTACGGCCGCACCCTGCCCCTGTGCGCGCGCGCCGCGGCGACGCTCGCCGACGAGGGCATCAGCGTGGAGGTCATCGACCTGCGCTCGCTGTGGCCCTACGACTGGGACATGATGAAGGCCTCCATCCAGAAGACGGGCCGCGTCCTGTTCGTCAACGAGGACACCGAGGTCACCAACTTCGGTGAGCACCTGGTGCGCCGCACCGTGGACGAGCTCTTCTACTCCCTGCTCGCGCCGCCGCGGCTGCTGGCCGGCAAGTTCGTGCCCGGCATCGGCCTGGCCGACACGCTGGAGATGGCCTCCGTGCCCCAGCAGAACGACATCACCACGGCCCTGCGCGCCCTCGCCGGCGAGCAACCGTAA